In Gossypium arboreum isolate Shixiya-1 chromosome 3, ASM2569848v2, whole genome shotgun sequence, the sequence ACTGAAACAGAACAAGGTTCCCATGTATTTATGTTCACACCCAAATTATCCCACTTTGCTTGGAAATACACTAAAGAAGTAGGGTATACATTTGTCTCACAAATTTTCTAatcattttctatattatatCCATTGTtcataaaatagtgaaaaattattattaaattaataatttcaaaaaataatataatttttttaacccCTAAACTTGTTAAGTATGTCCATTTTGGTGCCTATACTTTTCTTTCTGTTCTTATccttaaaaaaaagaaagaacaagagcGATAAATGAAAATGATTGATATAATGGTGCGAATAAAAAAGGTTGTATTGAATGACTCGAAAATTATTTGAAATTAGTAAAATTAAAACTGAAACAAAAACAACTATTGAACATGtttaataattttctatttttaaaaacttttagatttttataaatttttaattattagtcGTCGacatttaaataaatcaaattagttGAAATAGAAATTACGGTCTAACCTATTCAACCACTAGTTTtgttattaaaacataaaatgtaACACTATGATATTGTACCACATCATCACtcgaaaatttattaatttttttattttcaagtgatgaTTATTAAACTCTTATATTTTTCAAGTTCGGAGGTCAAAATGAACTTACTTATAAAGTTCAAGATCCAAAATggacaaaaaattataaatactaaAGGAAACCTAAATGCCAAGTTCAGAagtcaaaaattatattattcctTTTGAGAAAATACATTTGACCctctattaattttttatttgagtataataattaaattagcaTTTAATATTTACTTATTTTGTTATTTCGAtcctaatttttttatcatttgggcttttagtttttaaaattaatcaaattatttttttcaaaaaaaacttaataaaatgttaaaattttgatatCATTGATATACCAGTTTACATGATAGTCTATGTGTGACGttaatactttttatttttataatttttaaaatttgttgcaTTCTTAATAACTttcattttttgaattttttataaagtACGCGAGTTATTAGTATAatgttgttaaaattttaatagtttaatcattttatttaaaaatgtcaatttaatttaattttaaaaattaaagaaaaggttttaaaaataaaattaggactaaaataataaaatatataaaattagatactaaatttattattataattttttattgatttgGCTATCGAATTAGGCCAacactataaattgtgggagtaGTCGGCAGTTGGCTTATAAGTAGCATTTAATTGCTTTTTCAGAAAAATAAATTATAGTATTATTTTTcactttaaaaaaaaaggaaaataagaaaactataaatataatatttttatttataacttaattttttgattaatttcatatattaaatttaagaaataataatttattttattgtattgtCATTTAAATATGATGTTAATAAATGTTactagatatatatatttatatattatgggGTAGAACATGTCTCACCTATTTTGCAATTTTCAAAGAATTATCTAAAAAAATCCATAGATTTCCAAAGAAAATTATTAAAGTGGTGTTggtataatttaatgcttattaaaatcCAATGCTAAAAGTATATGTACAATAAATGTAATGCATTTAATGTAAGAAAAAATATCTAATATAACAATTTAATAATCCTTGATTATTAcaattaattagttttaaaaagatttttttcaaaattaggtATTCATTGTCTGTAGCAATGATTATTCTTTTTATTGTGGGTGTTTTTTGAAGAGGTAAATGATTGATCATGAAATATGGTCCATTCTTATGGGTAGGGATTGAACCatgttattaatattaatattctaAATATAAATACTAAACTTTATTATCAATTTGTGAAATTTTATTGACTTATTTGAAAATGGcggagttgttaaatagatttgtTCATGGTTGGATAGCTCGTAGCTTGTAAAAGAAAATGGGTCAGTCCAATTTATAGATATTTGGGTAAATTATATTTAatgtcattaaattattagtatgTTTTTGTTTTAGCCAATTAACttcaaaaaatttatttacaTCATTGAGCTATTAAAATCGTTGTTATATAACATTCTCTATTTGCACTGCATATGTCGATCGGAAGCTCTCCTTCCTCTTCACTTTTAcaattctgtttttttttaatgaaacagTTTCGAACATCATGAATTTGCGAACCAAAATTTAAATAgttttttttcttcaatctcCACATTGATCATCATATCGAGTTAGATTTAAAGTATGTTCTTTTGCTCGTTAATGGATATTGATCTACCATATTCATTGTTGAATCGTCGCTTGGAGCTCGCTAGCtagacttaaaaaaaaaaaagttaacaaCTTGTTGACTTGcataaaaactttcgaatagttaaatgacttaaataaaaaattttaaataatttcaataattattttataatgttttaaaattacgTGACAAAAACGTAaacttataaataatttaaaaactttaaGTGGATTTTACCTTAAATATTTCTACTATAAGACAAGGACCTTTTCTCATAATGttaatgattttttttcatttttggtcTTTGTGCTCGTGAATAAAACTTTGGCTTCATTAATCTCGTgaagaaaaataataattgatGTGAATTGGTTTGTTTTGTCATTTTCCCTTTTTGggtgaaaaaaagaagaagcaaatgTGGGATATTAAATAAGgctcaatattaaataaataaaaccaaatcaaCCTTTCAAAATTAATTGATTAATTGATTAATGGACCCTCTGATTAATCAATCTCTTTTTGGCTTTTAAGATAATTTATTGGAGCAAGTCTACTGAAGAATCCTCCATATTCTAAATGCCTATTAAAGAGTAAATGTTGACTACGAATTTTGAAGTCGTTCCATACCTAGTATGAAGATCGAACCTTTAATCACTAATTAATAACCCAGTAACTAAACCTGTCCCTATGGCTAATGAAATTGTTACTTTATATTCATAAAAGTGGCTCTAATACCATCTAGTCATGCAACCAACAGGGCCTTCCTCCCAAACCAGCTTATTAGGAAGCATAGCACTCGAGTTTATATGCCCGAAAATTTTCCCAAGATTGAAGCACTCTACCTACTTCGTAAAATGTTTAGCATGGCGATCATTTCGCTTGTCGAATGCATACTTTTTCACATTATCTTATTCTAGGTATTTTATTTCCTCTATGATTTTTAGGTATCTAGTAGCCACATTAGGCTTCAATTATCTAGAGTTAAACCGGGCCAGACCTCAAACGGGAGAAAAACTCTCTCAACGTCTGTTCTTCACACGACTTTGAAACTATGACCATAGTTAAGGGGCACTGAGCTCCTTACGACTCGACTCAATTTACTACTGCGCTCCACTGATGAATCACCCTTTCACTCAAAACTCTTAACACATACGGAAGCAAAGGTAGTCTTCCATTTTCTATTTTACTAATCACATTATCACTGTCTCAATATTATGATCATGTAATTTTTCAGATGAACCCTACTTTCTCAAGAAACATGAAGGTCTTATATCATGCATAACATTCACTGCACAAACTAATGAATAATTTACCCATCAATCAGTTTAAACGCACAGTTAAATGTGATATAAATCGGGATTGATGTAAGAGAAAACAACAATACCACAATGTATTATGAGATGAATTGTTAGATGAACatcaaatgaaagttttgggtaCCGAAAACACTAAGAGGAGACTTCAGTTTCGATACGGGAAAAAGAAAAGACATATTACGTCATTTTCGCAAGATGAACATCATTGCTTGGTTACTGAAAGTTTGAAACCTAGACGGTAAAGCTACATAACTTTCTATTTTACCATTGAAAAAAGGATGCTATATCCCCAATGCAAGAACTTACCAAGTGGAATTCAAATTTCAACATGATTTTATTCAAATTAATTTTGGGCAGTTATGTATAAAATCATTTCCTATAAACAAAGTAACTATAAATAACACAAAGAAACAAAAGGAACGAGAGAGACCTTTGTAGACTTATCATTGGATTCGCAGCAAGGCAACTTTGCTGCTAAAGACTAAGCTGCTCAATGTTCTTGGTATTCCTTGCTAGTCCATGGCCTGACCTTTTGTCATCTTGATCTTCGTATGGATTTGCTCGATAATTGGAACTGGCCTCTTCATTGTCAGAGGAACCTGGTCTCTCAGTGAGGAACTGTTCCCAGAATACATCGTTTACTCTAACCGGAGCAGCGGTAGGCTCTTGATTTGTGTTAGGGCCATCTTTCGATGACGATAATGTTGTTTCCCCATCAATCATGTTTCTTCTGCTATGGAAAGGTCTAGAATCAGAGTCTTTACTGTTGGCATTAGACCTTGACTCGGAGACTTTTCCGATTTCCCAGCTTGGTTGGGACATCCTAGTTAAGCTCGGACTTTTATTGACTTGCAATGAAGAAGATGCCAGAGTTAGATTTAATTGACAGGAAATATGACTATCAGGTTCTTCACTGGAACTTAATCTCTGTTGCAGTGAATGCAGTGCCGGGCTTTCGTTCATTGATACTCTTTGAGAGAAAGATGAATCCATGTTGAATGTAAAAGATGTGCCTGTATCTGAAATGTCTAATGTTTCGGGTGTGAATAAAAGCCCCTGCGGTCTGATATTATCATCTTTTGGTTCTCCTTGAGAAACCCTTCTCTGTGGACTTTCTTCACCTTCATTAGAACTTTGCGTGCTTTGAGAAACCAAGTTAATCTCCGAAACAGCTGATGACAATTCTAGTCTAAGCTTGTTCGAGAAATCGAGGTGGACAACATTTCCAAACTCGGGTGTAGAACAACTTTTGTTGTCCAAAATACTATGGTCACCAACTGGCTTGGTTTGATCAATTTGAGGCAGTCTCCTTTTCTTATTATATGCAGCAACATCATCCATAGATTCAATTCTACGAAAAAGATGTTCGGCGAAAGCAGGGTCTTGTAAAGCCTTTTCTAAGAAGTTAAACAAAGTCTCTTGCCTACGCTCCATTTGATCAGCTTGTTGTGTCAGCTCTTCCACCTGATGCTTCAAAGATGACCGCTCTTGTTCAGACCTCAAAACATCAGCCTCAAGTGCAGCTTTCTCACGTGAAAGCTTTTCAATTTCTTCTTCGTATCCAGCTCTTTCATGATCTATCAAAGAACCCTGTGGATTACTATGGCTGTGAATAGGTTTTCTTCGATGAATAGTCTTAAGAAGATGCCTTTGATCTTTCACAAAATCTTCATTGGCAAATTCCCATCGTTCGGGATCAATTTTCCGGAACCCCTGTCAACAAATTAAATTCATATGCGATCAAATCATGCTTAGACACTCAATCTTCATACATCTAAACCTAAGCAAACCATAAACAAATATAATTCTTCTTTCAACAGCCCCTGCATCAAAGATAAAGAAGAATAGATACTCTTCATTAAGGACCATTTTAGTTGAGGAATGCAAAAGAAAAATCATGAAAATGTGAAACAATAACaaagaaaatttataaatttcaaaGTCACAATCATTGACTAAAAAAACACCCCAATTCTCATAGAATTTTACCTTATGAATCACAGCAGAAGACATTGATTGACCTTAAATTTATGTGCTGGCTTTAGCAGAGATTCATACCCATAATTCAGCAGAAAAGAACACACAAAAAAAAGGAGAAATTGTCCATTCTCAAGGAACAAAAACATAAAACCAAAATCACTCCATACATCTGTCATAAAAAATTGAAGttaaaagctaaaaaaaaaaaacatgatttCCCCTAATTATCAAACAtacattaattaaacaaaaaacCCAGAAAGGAAAAGAAACCCACATAGGTATTAAGCTGCCTGatgaagctggagaaattattgTGCTTGAAATAAGTGGGAAGCAAAAGGCGAGCAAAATCAGGAGGGTTCCAAACCACAAAGCTCTTTTTGTTAGAACTCCATGAAACGATGTCGTCGGTCGATGAGTCGTCTACCATGTCGTATGTTTTTATAAGGAAAGGTGCCGGCCCTCCTCCGCCGCCGCCACCACCGCCGCCGCCGACGACCGACGCGGAGGGTGCAGTTGGGTCCATTTTCCGAGTTGTTTCCTTTTGGGTTTTGGTGAACAAAGGGAGTTTATGGAAAAGTCGAACGTGTTAAATGTTGAAGCCTCGAGTTGCCAAAggagaaaatttacagttttgaCTTGTTTTTGgtcaaaatattattatttgagggataatagaaatttgttGAGGGGCAGCAAACATCATCGTAtcgtaaaataaatatgaaagatATCAAATATTTTAACACGAGTTATTTGTCGTTTTAGCAGAGATAGATGATTATATAGGGCAAAGTTATTTAAttaatatgtatatttgtatatgtcaaatcaattaattttattcgtacaatttttaatgagtaAAGTACATAAATGATCATTAAATTTTTCacgtgttttattttattaattgaataataaaatttttaatttaattactaaactattcAAATCTTTTATTAATTGTCAATATGCGAATATTTAGTTAATCAATGAAATGAAATTAGAAACTTACTCGAAAATAGATCCATATCAATTTTATCTCTTTAGTTATCCATTTTCACTAGAAAAGTATCCTAAGCGTCTTCAATAATCTTGGTTTACTCAATTTTCTTCTTGGCTTGAGCATTCTCCAACTAAGGATGCTACAAATTGTTTACCATATTACCTTTTTAACATAAAACCGGGATGACCTAGTTGGGACGTATTCATTGTTAAAAGATTTATAAGTTAGAAAAGAAGTTAATCCTCAAAAGAATTATACATTTCTTAATCATATCGGAAAAGATCCTTGTTCACCACATAATAATGCCACGAAATCTTATGCAAATTTGATGAAGCAATGGGCATAATAAAGGAATGCATCAACAAAGTTTGGAACAAGTTTTGAATAATAAGTTACGAATTAAGACTTCTATTGATGTTGTCCGATGGCTTGCATTTTAAGCTTATGTTTTGAGAGGTCACGATGAAACACTTGATACAAAAAATTGTGGTAATTTTATCGAGTTGGATTCAACTTTTAGCTTCCTATAACAATGATGTTAACAATATTGTGTTGGAAAATACTCCTAAATCAATTCAAAAGGAATTTTTGCACATTGTTGCTAATAAAGTGCGAAGGAATTTTACTAATAGTTAGTGACTATTAATGTAATTTACCCTTATAATTATTTAAGGAATAAGACATTGGGAACCACATATTGAGAGAGGTGTGAACTCAGAATATGAATCATAAAATGGATATAAAAAACACATAAAAAAACATTGTTATTTAATGGACATAGGGTAAGGGTTGTTCAAGCATCAAATTCGAAACGGATATGAATTAAATATTTACACACAACTTGTATGTCACTTCACTGTGGTTTAACCCGACAcgttattttttattgtttatgttagATGTAAACATAATATCATTATATTAGTTAAATATGCtgttaatttttacattttaataaaatttgaaaattgatttTAGTACTTAAAAcgttaaaaattaagtttttatttttatttttcaattttaaaatcttaGTCCAACCATTAATAtcgttaatttattttattaaaaaattagcaACTTGACACGTTGATTAGATTGCATTCACGTAAGATGACATATGATTAACACAAAATAAATATGTTGAGTTAATAAAATTTGACGGAAAATACTAATAGTGTTCTTGGTTGGATTAGGatttttaaataaacaatttaaattttaaaattttaaatatggagATTAAATCGATAAAATCTATTATATAATGTAAAAGATAAAGAAAAATAATATGAGTATTATATAAATAGCTAACTTTTAGTAGTTTAATTCATATAATTTGTTGAACTGTTTATTTCCATGTTAAAAATTTAACGACAAAGTTTGGTAGTATTGCAAGattaactctttaatttttaaaaacgcGTGAGGactatattataataaattaaagtaGAGTAGTTAGctttttaattttcttaaagTAGAGGGATATAAAACcctaattagaccattataaaatCTAAGTGTGCCTACCACCCTCAATTTTGGTCGACTGTCCAAAAAGttaaactatattttaatttaagggtaaactacacccatggtcacttttgtttatctcgagttacgttttagtcacttatgtttgaaatattacgttaTAGTAACTTATGTTATCGTGTTATAACATTTTAGTTACTGAGTCGTTAATTTCTATTAATGGTGTAACGGTAAGATGACATGacacattaaatcatcatttgaaacaaaaattttaggttaagttATACAATTGATCCtcatattttttcgttttgagcaatttaattttttcttttatgttcttttaacttttttattattattattttccattctcttctacTTCTCCCATTATTTTCCTaccttctccatttcttttaacatacCAGGAAGTCGAATTCACAATGAATAAAGAAGCATGGTATGGATTTATGGGTTTTGTTTATatgcaatgatggatttcaaCTTCTTACTTCTTTCTTCACTGGCAATTCAAAAAAATATGAGGATCGGTTATATAATTTAACccaaaatttttgtttaaaatgatgatttaacgtgccacatCAGCTTACCATTACATCGTTAGTGGCAATTAACAGCTCAAtggctaaaatgttacaacatgatAACGTAAATGggtaaaacgtaacatttcaaacataagtgactaaaatgtaacttaagATAAACAAAAATGACCAtgggtgtaatttacccttaattcaattattttaaaaattctacccaATGTTGAAGAAGTCAAATtcaaacttaattttttattatctatTTAATCATTTGGATGAATTGGACcggtattttattaaaaaagtttaaatattaaataaatatctgtagtatcaaataataataataataatccacccaatatatattattatttagattaaaAAAATCACATCATTTTAATTGATACATCGTTTGAAtcaggactaaaattttaaaaattgaaaagtatagGGAACTAAAAGTTATCAAATTAGAGAACATAAATTAAATCCATAATTTATGCATAGTACTAAACTAATAGTAGAATTTGATCTAACAAATTTAACAACTATTAGCTTGCTATTTGCATATAATACTAATaaaaaacgacatcgttttaatTAATGGATTTAACGTAAATTCCAAAATtcaaaagtatagagactaaaatggttaaattgaaGAATATAAATTAAATCTATATCTTAGGCCTAGTATGAGACTAATAGCACAATTTGATTTAACGGATTTAATTGTTATTATTTAAGTCAAAATTTGAAAAATGCATTggttaaaattaatcaaattagaaTATAGGGCTAAATCCATAAATTGTGGATAGTATAAGGGCTAATAACAAAACTTAACCTTCAATGTATTTTATATGCAAAAAAAGTATTGTTCCATAAACAACAAATTATAATgactaataaaaaaattataaactttTCCTTGTGAAAATGGAAATTTTAAAAGAGAAGAAAACCTAGTGGctcaagaaaaattattttattcgtTGCTTGTTCTATGATGAACCACCATTTGACTAACTCATATCATGTAAACATAATATATTcatataatgatttatttaactctttaactttataaaaaaagttattttaaacttttatttaatttttcgtctttttagtatttaaatttacgtttttttggttaaattacctcaaaatggatggaaaaattaacatttttaactTTGTTGACGTGTCATACATGTGGATTGTCACATGGATGACACGttagtatttaattatttttaaaaattaaaaaattatttttaaaatttaaaatcattaaaagtatttaaaaatataaaaatataaaaaaattagtatttaaaaattatttagatGTTGACATATCATCCACATGATAATTCATGTATGTCACATCAACAAGAATATTTTACTCATAAATGAAATGTATTTTAATGAGAACCCacacattaaaaattttaaaaataataaacataaataaaatattattaaaatctaaacattcattttataaattataaaaaataatatttagacTAACTTAAATTCAATTCAAACGACTTTTTAACCGATTCAATCAATTTTACGCTAATTCACTCCTCTGAACTGATGGTACCATTGGTCCTACCATTGGTCCTAACAAACTATGATCCAAAGGTAAGGGCCTCGGCTCCCCTTGATTTGGGAAAAATTATCTTTTTAAGTCCTtcaaatttataatattatagttaataaaatggtaaaatatctattttgaccccaaaattttataattaaatttcagGCCTATAAAATGTTTGACTTTACCCCTGAAGGCATAGTTGGCAAGCATCAGTATCAATACATTAAATATTAATCCATTttatatacttatatattatCAAGGATTGGGTTGACTTAAAGACTGCTGTGGGGTGCAAGGCCTCACAATAAGTAGCATGAATTTCCATTTGACTTGTGGATCACGTCACCTTTGCATTTTCTCTTTTATATATgcattcaaaattttcatttctaTGCCAGAATTTGATTTTAATTACCCTTTATAAtcgtatacatacatacatatatatatattgtatcaaCTTGATATAGGCACAATATCACATGGCTACTGCAAAACCAGAAAATGAAGAGTTACAAGCTGTTAAGAGCAAAGCCAAGAAGG encodes:
- the LOC108474487 gene encoding heat stress transcription factor A-5-like gives rise to the protein MDPTAPSASVVGGGGGGGGGGGPAPFLIKTYDMVDDSSTDDIVSWSSNKKSFVVWNPPDFARLLLPTYFKHNNFSSFIRQLNTYGFRKIDPERWEFANEDFVKDQRHLLKTIHRRKPIHSHSNPQGSLIDHERAGYEEEIEKLSREKAALEADVLRSEQERSSLKHQVEELTQQADQMERRQETLFNFLEKALQDPAFAEHLFRRIESMDDVAAYNKKRRLPQIDQTKPVGDHSILDNKSCSTPEFGNVVHLDFSNKLRLELSSAVSEINLVSQSTQSSNEGEESPQRRVSQGEPKDDNIRPQGLLFTPETLDISDTGTSFTFNMDSSFSQRVSMNESPALHSLQQRLSSSEEPDSHISCQLNLTLASSSLQVNKSPSLTRMSQPSWEIGKVSESRSNANSKDSDSRPFHSRRNMIDGETTLSSSKDGPNTNQEPTAAPVRVNDVFWEQFLTERPGSSDNEEASSNYRANPYEDQDDKRSGHGLARNTKNIEQLSL